One genomic region from Cetobacterium ceti encodes:
- a CDS encoding copper homeostasis protein CutC, producing MIKEVCVENFDQALKAWKKGANRIELCENLYVGGTTPSYGTVKKVIEILDIPIFPMIRPRGGNFIYSPNELEIMKEDIKLFKSLKVPGIVLGFLTKNNEIDFNLLEEFVNLAKPMEVTFHKAIDEIENPLNSIEKLKKIGIKRILTSGKEETALKGKNLLNKMIELAHPEIKIVVAGKVTHENFKLISESIKSSEYHGKIIIDY from the coding sequence ATGATAAAAGAAGTTTGTGTTGAAAATTTTGATCAAGCCTTAAAAGCTTGGAAAAAAGGTGCTAATAGAATAGAACTTTGCGAAAATCTTTATGTAGGAGGAACTACTCCCTCATATGGTACTGTTAAGAAAGTAATTGAAATTTTAGATATTCCAATTTTTCCAATGATTCGTCCTAGAGGCGGAAACTTTATCTATTCACCTAATGAATTAGAAATTATGAAAGAAGATATAAAACTTTTTAAATCTTTAAAAGTTCCAGGAATCGTTTTAGGATTTTTAACTAAAAACAATGAAATTGATTTTAATCTTTTAGAAGAATTTGTTAATCTTGCAAAACCTATGGAAGTTACCTTTCATAAAGCTATAGATGAAATTGAAAATCCTTTAAACTCTATAGAAAAATTAAAAAAAATTGGAATTAAAAGAATTTTAACTTCTGGTAAAGAAGAAACTGCTCTTAAAGGAAAAAATTTATTAAATAAAATGATCGAATTAGCACATCCTGAAATCAAAATTGTTGTAGCAGGAAAAGTAACACATGAAAATTTTAAATTAATTTCAGAATCTATAAAATCTTCTGAATACCACGGCAAAATTATAATCGACTACTAA
- a CDS encoding AbgT family transporter, translating to MSTKVESKKLGFFQKFLNFVEVTGNKLPHPVAMFFGFFVITIILSAVLSKMGVSVTYNEISKASGQIVEKTTTVQNLLTRSGIRGIFTTVVNNFTGHAALGSIVVAMLGVGLAEGTGLMNALIKKLVLSTPKNLVSAIVVFAGVMSNIASDAGYVVLIPLGAVIFASFGRHPLAGIAAAFAGVSGGFSANLLIGTTDPLIGGISTSAAQIVLPGYSVDPTANFFFMFASTFLITILGAYITDKIVEPRLGEYTGPKIEVDLNSQMTSEEKKGLRLAGISTLAFILLILACVLPDNAILKLTESEIAKFVTINNRQPGTMEILRPFFSQSIVFILMLSFFIPGLAYGMGAKTIKGHKDVIKSLSNAMSSCGQVFVIIFISAQFVYVFTKSNIGIVIAVKLADIMKDMGISGIWAAVGLIFLTAFVNLFIGGASSKWLMLSPVFIPMFVGLGLSPEYTQLAYRIGDSTTNIISPLMSYFPIIVGFASKYAKNEEDMGIGTIIAMMLPYSIVFLIGWTIMFVAWTYLGIPIGPGVSMFL from the coding sequence ATGTCAACAAAAGTTGAAAGCAAAAAATTAGGATTTTTTCAGAAATTTTTAAACTTCGTTGAAGTTACTGGTAATAAGTTACCTCACCCAGTAGCTATGTTTTTTGGTTTCTTTGTAATTACTATTATTTTATCAGCAGTACTATCAAAGATGGGAGTTTCTGTAACATATAACGAAATTTCTAAAGCTAGTGGACAAATAGTTGAAAAAACTACAACTGTTCAAAATTTACTTACAAGATCTGGTATTAGAGGAATCTTTACTACTGTTGTTAATAACTTTACTGGTCATGCTGCATTAGGTTCTATTGTGGTCGCTATGCTTGGAGTTGGACTTGCTGAGGGAACAGGTCTTATGAATGCACTAATTAAAAAATTAGTTCTTTCTACTCCTAAAAATTTAGTTTCTGCAATTGTGGTTTTTGCTGGAGTTATGTCTAATATAGCTTCTGACGCTGGGTATGTTGTTTTAATACCTCTTGGGGCTGTTATATTCGCTTCATTTGGAAGACATCCTCTTGCCGGTATTGCCGCAGCCTTTGCTGGAGTTTCTGGTGGATTCTCTGCTAACCTTTTAATTGGAACAACTGATCCTTTAATAGGTGGTATCTCTACAAGTGCTGCTCAAATTGTTCTACCTGGATATTCAGTTGATCCAACAGCAAACTTCTTCTTTATGTTTGCATCTACATTCTTAATTACTATATTAGGAGCTTATATTACTGATAAAATTGTTGAACCTAGATTAGGTGAATACACTGGGCCAAAAATTGAAGTTGATTTAAATTCTCAAATGACTTCTGAAGAAAAGAAAGGTTTAAGACTTGCTGGAATTTCTACTTTAGCATTTATTTTATTAATTTTAGCTTGTGTTCTTCCTGATAATGCTATTTTAAAATTAACAGAAAGTGAAATCGCTAAATTTGTAACTATTAATAATAGACAACCTGGAACTATGGAAATTTTAAGACCATTTTTCAGTCAATCAATTGTATTTATATTAATGTTATCTTTCTTTATCCCTGGTTTAGCTTATGGAATGGGAGCTAAAACAATAAAAGGACATAAAGATGTTATTAAATCTTTATCAAACGCTATGTCATCATGTGGACAAGTATTTGTTATTATCTTTATTTCAGCACAATTCGTATATGTATTTACAAAATCAAATATAGGTATTGTAATTGCTGTTAAATTAGCTGATATAATGAAAGATATGGGAATTTCTGGAATTTGGGCTGCCGTTGGATTAATTTTCTTAACTGCTTTTGTTAACTTATTTATTGGAGGAGCTTCTTCTAAATGGTTAATGCTTTCTCCAGTATTTATTCCAATGTTTGTAGGATTAGGATTAAGTCCTGAGTATACTCAATTAGCATATAGAATTGGAGATTCTACTACAAATATCATTTCTCCTTTAATGTCTTACTTCCCTATAATTGTAGGATTTGCATCTAAATATGCAAAAAATGAAGAAGATATGGGAATTGGTACAATTATAGCAATGATGTTACCATACTCTATAGTATTTTTAATCGGATGGACTATTATGTTCGTTGCTTGGACTTACTTAGGTATACCTATTGGACCTGGAGTATCAATGTTCTTATAA
- a CDS encoding MOSC domain-containing protein, protein MGKICGICTSTKKGIGKTFVHDGNLVENFGLEGDAHGGNWHRQVSLLSKEKIEDFKNRGGNVDNGDFGENLIVEGFDLAKIPVGTKFKINNAILEITQIGKECHSHCAIYHSVGDCIMPREGIFAVVLKGDKISVGDTIDIIGEI, encoded by the coding sequence ATGGGAAAAATTTGTGGAATTTGTACCAGTACAAAAAAAGGAATTGGAAAAACTTTTGTACATGATGGAAATCTTGTGGAAAATTTTGGTCTTGAAGGTGATGCTCATGGTGGTAATTGGCATAGACAAGTAAGTTTACTTTCCAAAGAAAAAATTGAAGATTTTAAAAATCGTGGTGGAAATGTAGATAATGGAGATTTTGGTGAAAATCTTATTGTTGAAGGATTCGATTTAGCTAAAATTCCTGTAGGAACTAAATTTAAAATAAATAATGCTATATTAGAAATTACCCAAATTGGAAAGGAATGCCATTCTCATTGTGCAATATATCATAGTGTTGGTGATTGTATTATGCCTAGAGAAGGAATTTTTGCCGTTGTTTTAAAAGGAGATAAAATCTCTGTTGGAGATACTATTGATATTATAGGTGAAATATAA
- a CDS encoding homocysteine S-methyltransferase family protein, translating to MTKIILMDGAMGTTISSLTTLENSSREIFNLINPEMIINIHKKYIEAGATLVKTNSFNCSRSALEKNNIDPNLSYKLAFLSIDLARKAIFLTKKNNVKIAGSIGPGDFSQISGIIDNNPDYLLLETIYDKNILLNNLSIIKKIFKKNKKYIPIMISFSINKDLKIYSGEHIKDLINLIDCPEIISYGLNCSFGIEMLSSLIETLTFYTNKKISLHSNTDLLPDEFIKYIHPLLKKNFLSFIGGCCGTTYKHILKLHELILINS from the coding sequence ATGACTAAAATTATTTTAATGGATGGTGCAATGGGAACTACAATTTCCTCTTTAACTACTCTAGAAAATTCTTCTAGGGAAATTTTTAATTTAATAAATCCAGAAATGATTATAAATATTCATAAAAAATATATTGAGGCTGGAGCTACTTTAGTAAAAACTAATTCTTTCAACTGCTCTCGAAGCGCTTTAGAAAAAAATAATATTGACCCAAACTTATCATATAAATTAGCTTTTCTTTCTATTGATTTAGCGAGAAAAGCTATTTTTCTTACTAAAAAAAATAATGTTAAAATAGCTGGTTCTATTGGCCCAGGAGATTTTTCACAAATTTCTGGAATTATCGATAACAATCCTGACTATCTCCTTCTTGAAACTATTTATGATAAAAATATTCTTTTAAATAATTTATCTATTATAAAAAAAATCTTTAAAAAAAATAAAAAGTATATTCCAATTATGATTTCATTTTCTATAAACAAAGATTTAAAAATTTATTCTGGAGAACATATTAAAGATTTAATAAATTTAATAGATTGTCCTGAAATCATTTCCTATGGCTTAAATTGTTCTTTTGGTATTGAAATGTTAAGTTCATTAATTGAAACTTTAACTTTTTATACAAATAAAAAAATTTCTCTTCATAGTAATACAGATTTATTACCTGATGAATTTATAAAATATATACATCCTCTTTTAAAGAAAAATTTCTTATCTTTTATAGGTGGATGTTGTGGAACGACTTATAAACATATTTTAAAACTTCATGAACTAATACTTATAAATTCTTAA
- a CDS encoding aldose epimerase family protein gives MEIIVKKWGHTKDKEEVLLYKVKNEFLHIEFLNYGGIIRKISTPDKNGNFENIVLGFNSIEEYEENPAYFGAIIGRNAGRIKSGLLKIKDKVYNLNLNNGNNNIHGGIKGLHNKIWKSSYEIINNKFTLTLKTTSSHLEEGFPGNINFTVIYILEENTLSINYLGTTDMPTYLNLTNHTYFNLSGNLKNNILSHKIKLNSEKYIQVDSETLPREITLGKDSFNLKEYKFFKDIFNSKEDQIEIANKGFDHPFILEKNKELDGVIIDSLSKRKIEFFTDQPVVVIYTGNYLQEIKNVYDHISGEKYLGFCLETQDYPDVLNFLPNLGKITTKDNPYIQNTKFIFSLEK, from the coding sequence ATGGAAATTATAGTTAAAAAATGGGGACATACAAAGGATAAAGAAGAAGTTCTTTTATATAAAGTAAAAAATGAGTTTTTACATATTGAATTTTTAAATTATGGTGGTATTATTCGAAAAATTTCAACACCAGATAAAAATGGAAATTTTGAGAATATTGTTCTTGGATTTAATTCCATAGAAGAGTATGAAGAAAATCCAGCATATTTTGGTGCTATTATTGGTAGAAATGCAGGAAGAATTAAAAGTGGTCTTTTAAAAATAAAAGATAAAGTCTATAATTTAAATTTAAATAATGGAAATAACAATATCCATGGTGGAATTAAAGGTTTACATAATAAAATTTGGAAATCTTCATATGAAATTATCAATAATAAATTTACTCTCACCTTAAAAACTACTAGTTCTCATTTAGAAGAAGGTTTTCCTGGAAATATAAATTTTACTGTCATTTATATTTTAGAAGAAAATACTCTTTCTATTAATTATTTAGGAACTACTGATATGCCAACATATTTAAATTTAACAAATCATACTTATTTTAATTTAAGTGGAAATTTAAAAAATAATATTTTATCTCATAAAATTAAATTAAACTCTGAAAAATATATTCAAGTGGATTCTGAAACTTTGCCTAGAGAAATTACTTTGGGAAAGGATTCTTTTAATTTAAAAGAATATAAATTTTTTAAAGATATTTTTAATTCTAAAGAAGATCAAATTGAAATTGCAAATAAAGGTTTTGATCATCCTTTTATTTTAGAAAAAAATAAAGAATTAGATGGAGTAATTATTGACTCTCTAAGTAAAAGAAAAATAGAATTTTTTACAGATCAACCTGTTGTTGTTATTTATACTGGAAATTATTTACAAGAAATTAAAAATGTTTATGATCATATTTCTGGAGAAAAATATTTGGGATTTTGTTTAGAAACTCAAGATTATCCCGATGTCCTAAATTTTTTACCTAATCTAGGCAAAATTACAACAAAGGATAATCCTTATATTCAAAATACAAAATTTATTTTTTCTCTAGAAAAATAA
- a CDS encoding MATE family efflux transporter: MKVTNQSLFSLTIPIFLELMLTTIIGNVDTIMLGRYSDQAVGAVGGISQVLLIQTVILNFICLGSSILIAQYIGAQNKDGIQKAISVSLIMNLIMGLAIGFFYFWGWEWILVKIKLPSSLIEIGKFYFRIVGGLCFFQGITLTCSAIMKSFGNTKEMLFVNVGINLLNILGNGMFIFGWFGAPILGVNGVGISTVVSRFIGAIVAITIMMKYCNFKFIYLKNFSFKIMKHILYIGIPSAGEYLSWSVAQLIILSMVNTMGTIEIAARTYLALISSFIMTFSIALGNGTAIQVGQLVGANKKDEAYSQCLKSTKLSFLAAGIVSVIIILLKKPIMNFFTTDIAVLNAAYKVFIWMILIETGRTLNIVIINSLNASGDVRFPVTMGVISMYGVAVPLCWFLGLKLNLGLIGIWLGNAADEWVRGIIMLRRWKSKKWTKKSFI, encoded by the coding sequence ATGAAAGTTACAAATCAATCCTTATTTTCTTTAACAATTCCTATTTTTTTAGAACTGATGCTAACAACTATAATTGGTAATGTTGATACAATTATGCTTGGAAGATATAGTGATCAAGCAGTGGGAGCTGTAGGAGGAATAAGTCAAGTTTTACTTATACAAACTGTTATTTTAAATTTTATTTGTTTAGGTTCAAGTATATTAATTGCTCAATATATTGGAGCTCAAAATAAAGACGGAATTCAAAAAGCTATCTCTGTATCTTTAATAATGAATTTAATTATGGGATTAGCTATTGGTTTTTTTTATTTCTGGGGCTGGGAATGGATTTTAGTAAAAATAAAACTTCCATCTTCTTTAATTGAAATTGGAAAATTTTATTTTAGAATTGTTGGAGGTCTTTGTTTTTTTCAGGGAATTACTTTAACTTGTAGTGCTATTATGAAAAGTTTTGGAAATACCAAAGAGATGCTTTTTGTAAATGTTGGAATTAATCTTCTAAATATTTTAGGAAATGGTATGTTTATTTTTGGCTGGTTTGGAGCCCCTATTTTAGGAGTTAATGGTGTAGGAATTTCCACTGTAGTTTCTAGATTTATTGGAGCTATTGTAGCAATAACAATAATGATGAAATATTGTAATTTTAAATTTATATATTTAAAAAATTTCTCTTTTAAAATAATGAAACATATTTTATATATTGGAATTCCTTCCGCTGGAGAATATCTTAGTTGGTCAGTGGCACAACTTATAATTCTTTCTATGGTAAATACTATGGGAACTATAGAAATTGCAGCAAGAACATATTTAGCTTTAATTTCTTCTTTTATCATGACATTCTCTATTGCTTTAGGAAATGGTACAGCTATTCAAGTTGGACAATTAGTTGGTGCAAATAAAAAAGATGAAGCTTATTCTCAATGTTTAAAAAGTACAAAATTATCCTTTCTTGCTGCTGGAATTGTATCTGTAATAATAATTTTACTAAAAAAACCTATTATGAATTTTTTTACAACAGATATTGCTGTTTTAAATGCTGCATATAAAGTCTTTATATGGATGATTTTAATAGAAACTGGTAGAACTCTTAATATAGTAATTATCAATTCTTTAAATGCTTCTGGTGATGTGCGTTTTCCTGTTACAATGGGAGTAATTTCAATGTATGGAGTTGCTGTTCCTTTATGTTGGTTTTTAGGATTAAAATTAAATTTAGGTTTAATTGGTATTTGGCTTGGAAATGCTGCCGATGAATGGGTTCGTGGAATTATTATGTTAAGACGTTGGAAAAGTAAAAAATGGACTAAAAAAAGTTTTATATAA
- a CDS encoding flavocytochrome c, with amino-acid sequence MTTIKKITTCSILCGFISTGAFGNENLKSFITVGEGYNGEIKVETTFNGNNISDIKVVDHKESNFTKRAMKKIIKEIIERQNIDVDNVGGATFTSKGLKSAVTSAVAKGNIKLTEKKLAKKVYKNETTDVVVIGAGGAGLTAAIAAKEKGVNVILIEKMPMIGGNTNYATGGINAANSSIQLSKGINDSIDIFIEDTLKGGKNTNNKDLVTLMANSSGKMIDWLVERGADLQDVGRMGGQSVNRTHRPQGGKAVGPNLVDALSARANELKVDLRVSTTATKINEKDGVITGITVTSPDGQPYTINSKAVIIATGGFGANEPLVASYNENLKGFGTTNHKGASGDGISLTKELGVDLIQMKEIQTHPTVIPTNNKMITEAVRGNGAILINRDGKRFVNELDTRDVVSKAELSQKGNSAYLVFDQSVRESLKAIDGYYNKGFLTEGNSPEELATKLNISNKKFKTTIDQYNSFVKNNKDLDFNRNDLPRQLNKPPYYAVEVAPAVHHTMGGIAINKNGEVLKNQKPIKGLYAAGEVTGGIHGSNRLGGNALIDIVVFGKIAGDNAANLSQEK; translated from the coding sequence ATGACTACAATAAAAAAGATTACTACTTGTTCAATTTTGTGTGGATTTATTTCAACTGGTGCTTTTGGAAATGAAAATTTAAAATCATTTATAACAGTTGGTGAAGGATATAACGGTGAAATTAAAGTCGAAACAACTTTTAATGGAAATAATATATCAGATATTAAAGTTGTTGATCATAAAGAATCAAATTTTACTAAAAGAGCTATGAAAAAAATTATTAAAGAAATTATCGAGCGTCAAAATATTGATGTAGATAATGTTGGGGGTGCTACCTTTACTAGTAAAGGATTAAAGTCTGCCGTTACATCTGCTGTTGCTAAAGGAAATATCAAATTAACTGAAAAAAAATTAGCTAAAAAAGTTTATAAAAATGAAACAACAGATGTTGTGGTAATTGGAGCTGGAGGTGCTGGTCTTACTGCCGCTATAGCCGCTAAAGAAAAAGGAGTCAATGTTATCTTAATTGAAAAAATGCCTATGATTGGAGGAAATACCAATTATGCAACGGGTGGTATAAATGCCGCTAACTCATCTATACAATTATCTAAAGGAATAAATGATTCCATAGATATTTTTATTGAAGATACTTTAAAAGGTGGAAAAAATACAAATAATAAAGATTTAGTTACCCTTATGGCTAACTCTTCTGGAAAAATGATAGATTGGCTTGTAGAAAGAGGCGCTGACTTACAAGATGTTGGTCGTATGGGAGGACAAAGTGTAAATAGAACCCACAGACCTCAAGGTGGTAAAGCTGTTGGTCCAAATTTAGTTGATGCTTTATCTGCAAGAGCTAATGAATTAAAAGTAGATTTAAGAGTTTCTACTACTGCTACAAAAATAAATGAAAAAGATGGAGTTATTACGGGAATTACTGTAACTTCTCCTGATGGACAACCTTATACTATTAATAGTAAAGCTGTTATTATTGCAACTGGAGGATTTGGTGCAAATGAGCCTTTAGTTGCATCTTATAATGAAAATTTAAAAGGTTTTGGAACTACTAATCATAAAGGAGCTTCTGGTGATGGTATTTCTTTAACTAAAGAATTAGGTGTTGATTTAATTCAAATGAAAGAAATCCAAACTCATCCAACTGTAATTCCTACAAATAATAAAATGATTACAGAAGCTGTTAGAGGTAATGGTGCTATTTTAATTAATAGAGATGGGAAAAGATTTGTAAATGAACTAGATACAAGAGATGTTGTTTCTAAAGCTGAATTATCTCAAAAAGGAAATAGTGCTTATTTAGTTTTTGATCAAAGTGTTAGAGAAAGTTTAAAAGCTATTGATGGATATTATAATAAAGGATTTTTAACTGAAGGGAATTCCCCTGAAGAACTTGCTACAAAACTTAATATTTCAAATAAAAAATTTAAAACTACTATTGATCAATATAATTCATTTGTAAAAAATAATAAAGATTTAGACTTTAATAGAAATGATCTACCTAGGCAATTAAATAAACCACCATATTATGCTGTTGAGGTTGCTCCTGCTGTGCACCATACAATGGGTGGAATTGCTATTAATAAAAATGGAGAAGTTCTTAAAAATCAAAAACCAATTAAAGGTTTATATGCTGCTGGTGAAGTTACTGGTGGTATTCATGGTTCAAATAGATTGGGAGGAAATGCTCTTATAGATATTGTAGTGTTTGGAAAAATTGCTGGAGATAATGCTGCAAATCTCTCTCAAGAAAAATAA
- a CDS encoding aromatic acid exporter family protein, which produces MKYLDHKIIKTAFGAFISVLLANYLGIKYGATAGIVTIISIQSTKKESLKIALERFLASFIGLGLSSLLFYFLGFTPLILGIFILIFMPICIKFNLFQGFLVTVVLSTHLLADKSSSLKLLGNEFSILVLGTLVAIILNLYMPKVNNKIRDTQSGIDDIIRKILDRMSSDLKCNCVSIDEEKLFTTLKSKVDLGKSLALTDYNNDLFGDSTYYMELFSMKRSQYKVLLRMRSHFRHFYLTYNQSLMISNFTKQVSLSVGKEKLMPELLTALLELKEIFREMDLPKTREEFENRATLFQFLNDLEDFLIIKNDFMAKHKL; this is translated from the coding sequence ATGAAATACCTAGATCACAAAATTATTAAAACAGCTTTTGGTGCTTTTATCTCTGTATTATTAGCTAATTACTTAGGAATAAAATATGGAGCTACAGCAGGTATTGTAACAATTATTAGTATCCAATCTACAAAAAAAGAATCTTTAAAAATAGCTCTAGAGCGTTTTCTAGCTTCTTTTATTGGATTAGGACTATCTTCTCTTTTATTTTATTTTTTAGGATTTACTCCTCTTATACTAGGAATATTTATTCTAATATTTATGCCTATTTGTATTAAATTTAATTTATTTCAAGGATTTTTAGTTACTGTTGTTCTTTCAACTCATCTTTTAGCAGATAAAAGTTCATCTCTTAAACTTCTTGGAAATGAATTTTCTATTCTTGTTTTAGGAACTCTTGTGGCTATTATTTTAAATTTATATATGCCAAAGGTTAATAATAAAATTAGAGATACTCAATCTGGAATAGATGATATAATTCGTAAAATTTTAGATAGAATGTCTTCAGATTTAAAATGTAACTGTGTCTCTATAGATGAAGAAAAACTTTTTACTACTTTAAAATCCAAAGTTGATTTAGGAAAATCACTTGCTTTAACAGATTATAATAATGATTTATTTGGAGATTCAACCTATTATATGGAACTATTCTCTATGAAAAGATCTCAATATAAAGTTCTTTTAAGAATGAGATCTCATTTTAGACATTTTTATTTAACTTATAATCAAAGTCTTATGATATCTAATTTTACAAAACAAGTTTCTTTATCTGTTGGAAAAGAAAAATTGATGCCTGAATTATTAACTGCTTTACTTGAATTAAAAGAAATTTTTAGAGAAATGGATCTTCCTAAGACAAGAGAGGAATTTGAAAATAGAGCTACTTTATTTCAATTTTTAAATGATCTTGAAGATTTTTTAATCATAAAAAATGATTTTATGGCTAAACATAAACTTTAA
- a CDS encoding ABC transporter substrate-binding protein, translating to MNKIKKFKCILIIFIIALSSFFILKKDNSENINLRIGLLPEMPYSENLIETFAKTFEKNYSNVKISIEILDYSSPFVFKNLKNYPDIIMVSYSTFIPLANRNILLPLNLTPYEKEIHNSKFIDIFNIKNNIYAIPLVENRSFLLYNKDMTNEIQLIFPTDIKNFYNLLVSLKYNNKNLLAPLVTSRNLDYLDDEKTEKMAKELEDLELYKIIHKMYKKNLFSSTNKNPLELFLNKEAALIPILNAKNLNIIKEMEFPFNYGINFFPLSDSKHLNTGLAVNRNSKNKKIALKFIKEVTSPFSEENYIQNKYKSNL from the coding sequence GTGAACAAAATAAAAAAATTTAAATGTATTCTTATTATTTTTATTATTGCTTTATCAAGTTTTTTTATATTAAAAAAAGATAATTCTGAAAATATTAATCTTAGAATAGGGCTTTTACCTGAAATGCCATATTCAGAAAATTTAATTGAAACTTTTGCTAAAACTTTTGAAAAAAATTATTCGAATGTAAAAATATCTATTGAAATACTTGATTATTCTAGTCCTTTTGTTTTTAAAAATTTAAAAAATTATCCTGATATTATTATGGTATCATATTCAACATTTATTCCTTTAGCTAATAGAAATATTTTATTACCTTTAAATTTAACTCCTTATGAAAAAGAAATTCATAATTCAAAATTTATAGATATTTTTAATATTAAAAATAATATCTATGCAATTCCTTTAGTTGAAAATAGAAGTTTTCTCTTATATAACAAAGATATGACTAATGAAATACAATTAATATTTCCAACTGATATTAAAAACTTCTATAACCTTTTAGTTAGCTTAAAATATAATAATAAAAATTTGTTAGCTCCCTTAGTTACATCTAGAAATTTAGATTATCTCGATGATGAAAAAACTGAAAAAATGGCTAAGGAATTGGAAGATTTAGAATTATATAAAATTATTCATAAAATGTATAAAAAAAATCTATTTTCTTCTACTAATAAAAATCCTTTGGAATTATTTTTAAATAAAGAAGCCGCATTAATACCTATATTAAATGCAAAAAATCTAAATATAATTAAAGAGATGGAATTCCCTTTTAATTATGGAATTAATTTTTTTCCATTATCTGATAGCAAACATTTAAATACTGGGTTAGCTGTAAATAGAAATTCTAAAAACAAAAAAATTGCTTTAAAATTTATAAAAGAAGTAACTTCACCTTTTTCCGAAGAAAACTATATTCAAAATAAATATAAATCTAATTTATAA
- a CDS encoding ROK family transcriptional regulator: MNQNQLQILKLIRDNKYMSRMDLAKALNVTPAAMCRIIKHFLEKEIIIEDSCAPSTGGRKATMLTINNQKLGSILSISLAPNKIFFSTGTFTGDILYKKQFPINNRENILNFILEKSEEIIKELENISAISIIVNGLVNEKKGVSIFSPHYQWHDVPLKTIFTEKFNLPVLVENEVRAMGMCEKILGECKDVNNFVLINVSEGIGSCIFTNGKVYHGHGSIAGEIGHIIMDRTSIRKCSCGKRGCLEAEASNSAIINKLTSQIKLNNYSLLKDTLKIKGFLDIEDILYGVKERDFLSTKAATEAITTIAHSIDMIISLINPEKIVLMGDLFQDKFLSNTLTLEIEKVILDEQKYKLIISKLFKNIYYYTGIALGMYSLFSNKEFTQNIFFINNMEVN, translated from the coding sequence ATGAATCAAAATCAATTACAAATTTTAAAACTCATTAGAGATAATAAGTATATGTCTAGAATGGATTTAGCTAAAGCTCTCAATGTGACTCCAGCAGCAATGTGTAGAATTATTAAGCATTTCTTAGAAAAGGAAATTATTATTGAAGATTCCTGTGCTCCCTCTACTGGCGGTCGAAAAGCTACTATGCTTACTATAAATAATCAAAAATTAGGCTCTATTTTAAGTATCTCCCTTGCACCTAATAAGATATTTTTTTCCACAGGCACTTTCACTGGAGATATTTTATATAAAAAACAATTCCCTATAAATAATAGAGAAAATATTTTAAATTTTATTTTAGAAAAAAGTGAAGAAATTATAAAAGAACTTGAAAATATTTCTGCTATTTCAATTATTGTAAATGGTCTTGTAAATGAAAAAAAAGGAGTTTCTATATTTTCCCCTCATTATCAGTGGCATGATGTTCCTTTAAAAACAATATTTACAGAAAAATTTAATCTTCCAGTTTTAGTAGAAAATGAAGTTCGAGCAATGGGAATGTGTGAAAAAATATTAGGAGAATGTAAAGATGTCAATAATTTTGTTTTAATAAATGTAAGTGAAGGAATTGGTAGTTGTATTTTTACCAATGGAAAAGTTTATCATGGCCACGGATCTATAGCTGGAGAAATTGGCCATATTATAATGGATAGAACTAGTATAAGAAAATGTTCCTGCGGAAAAAGAGGCTGTCTTGAAGCAGAAGCTTCAAATAGTGCTATTATAAATAAATTAACCTCTCAAATTAAATTAAACAATTATAGTCTTTTAAAAGATACATTAAAAATAAAAGGTTTTTTAGATATTGAAGATATTTTATATGGAGTTAAAGAAAGAGATTTTCTTTCTACAAAAGCAGCCACTGAAGCTATTACAACAATCGCTCATAGTATAGATATGATTATCTCTCTAATTAATCCTGAAAAAATTGTTCTAATGGGTGATTTATTTCAAGATAAATTTTTATCTAATACTTTAACTTTAGAAATTGAAAAAGTAATTTTAGATGAGCAAAAATATAAATTAATTATTTCGAAGTTATTTAAAAATATATATTACTATACTGGTATTGCTCTTGGAATGTATTCTTTATTTTCTAATAAAGAATTCACTCAAAATATTTTTTTCATAAATAATATGGAGGTTAATTAA